One genomic region from Salvia hispanica cultivar TCC Black 2014 chromosome 2, UniMelb_Shisp_WGS_1.0, whole genome shotgun sequence encodes:
- the LOC125208433 gene encoding 60S ribosomal protein L21-1-like: MPAGHGLRSRTRDSFSRAFRKKGPTHLTTYLRIFKIGDYVDVKVNGSIHKGMPHKFYHGRTGRVWNVTKRAVGVEVNKQVGNRIIRKRIHVRVEHVQPSRCHEEIQERIKKNDKLKAEAKAQGKIISTKRQPEGPKPGFMVEGATLETVTPIPYDVVNDLKGGY; the protein is encoded by the exons ATGCCGGCGGGTCACGGTTTGAGGTCGCGCACCAGAGATTCCTTCTCCCGCGCCTTCAGGAAGAAGGGTCCTACCCATCTCACCACCTACCTTCGGATCTTCAAAATCGGCGATTATGTCGACGTTAAGGTGAACGGATCCATCCACAAGGGTATGCCTCACAAGTTTTACCATGGCCGCACCGGTCGCGTCTGGAACGTCACCAAGCGCGCTGTCGGTGTCGAAGTCAACAAACAG GTTGGAAATAGGATCATCAGGAAGAGGATTCATGTTCGTGTGGAGCACGTCCAACCTTCGAGGTGCCATGAGGAGATCCAAGAGAGAATCAAGAAGAACGACAAATTGAAGGCTGAGGCGAAGGCTCAGGGCAAAATCATCAGCACCAAGAGACAGCCAGAGGGACCCAAGCCCGGTTTCATGGTGGAGGGTGCTACACTAGAGACCGTCACTCCCATTCCATACGATGTGGTTAATGATCTCAAGGGTGGTTACTAA